In Nitrospinota bacterium, a single genomic region encodes these proteins:
- the nrfD gene encoding polysulfide reductase NrfD: protein QGNKINEGEEMTYSEFSFPNDIHIIWSLMIVTYPFITGLVAGAFMVSALYYVFDRKELEPIHRFALLVSLSFMVCATLPLLFHLGHPERSYRIMITPNFTSAIAGFGLIYSFYLVVLLLEIWIAYRKEIVENHKNSSGIKRLFWGALALGVYEIDKESAKVDRSFIFTLSVVGIPAAFTLHGYVGFLFGSLKSNPWWSTPLMPQIFLLSAVQSGIALIILLYIFLGYKGYLEKSLQCVKSLVFFLWFSIILVLVSEGLELLFLYYEATDAWKVVGELLETKLFTSFVVLQQGLGMGGSFIILTVLIFAKIEKNYTPLVVIASGLALFEVWIMRWNVVVGGQMFSKSFIGFRHYTPLWFEKEGIFTSIFLTLLPFLILLILTKFLPIRPHDREE, encoded by the coding sequence ACAGGGTAATAAGATAAATGAGGGCGAAGAGATGACGTATTCGGAATTTTCGTTTCCAAACGACATTCATATTATCTGGTCGCTCATGATCGTTACATACCCGTTCATCACCGGCCTGGTGGCTGGGGCCTTCATGGTCTCGGCGCTGTACTACGTCTTCGACAGGAAAGAGCTGGAGCCGATACACAGGTTCGCGCTTCTGGTATCTCTCTCGTTCATGGTATGCGCCACGCTCCCGCTCCTTTTTCACCTCGGACACCCCGAAAGATCATACCGGATCATGATAACGCCGAACTTCACCTCCGCTATCGCCGGATTCGGCCTTATATACAGCTTTTACCTTGTCGTGCTCCTTCTTGAAATATGGATAGCCTACAGAAAGGAGATAGTGGAAAACCATAAAAACAGCAGCGGCATCAAACGCCTTTTCTGGGGCGCGCTGGCACTTGGCGTGTATGAGATAGACAAAGAGTCGGCCAAAGTCGACAGGAGCTTCATATTCACGCTCTCTGTGGTGGGCATACCGGCCGCTTTCACGCTTCACGGATATGTAGGCTTTCTTTTCGGCTCGCTCAAATCGAATCCTTGGTGGTCCACCCCGCTCATGCCGCAGATATTCCTCCTTTCTGCCGTGCAGTCGGGTATAGCGCTTATCATCCTGCTCTACATTTTCCTCGGGTATAAAGGGTATCTTGAAAAATCGCTTCAATGCGTGAAATCGCTGGTCTTCTTCCTCTGGTTCTCCATAATCCTCGTGCTCGTATCGGAGGGGCTGGAACTCCTCTTCCTCTATTATGAAGCGACCGACGCGTGGAAAGTCGTGGGAGAACTTCTGGAAACAAAGCTCTTCACGTCATTCGTTGTTCTTCAGCAGGGTCTCGGGATGGGGGGTTCCTTTATCATCCTTACCGTGCTGATATTCGCGAAAATCGAGAAAAACTATACTCCGCTAGTTGTCATCGCCTCAGGGCTTGCGCTGTTCGAGGTATGGATAATGCGCTGGAACGTTGTTGTCGGCGGGCAGATGTTCTCAAAAAGCTTTATCGGATTCAGGCACTACACCCCGCTCTGGTTTGAGAAGGAAGGGATATTCACTTCGATATTCCTTACGCTTTTGCCGTTCCTGATACTGCTGATATTGACGAAGTTCCTCCCGATAAGGCCGCACGATAGAGAAGAGTAA
- a CDS encoding DUF4238 domain-containing protein has product MKKRRHHYVWREYLRAWASNDLIWCYREGEVFHSNLKGIAQIRDFYKLKELTLQDITFVRRFLVEPYEGEQRKINEDWIKFFNFIFEFKAELQAKGINSQEVEKVIGVAVNNFEEDYHGVIESTAIKYLDSIKRHDISFYCSDKGRLNFFYFLCAQYLRTNRMRESVLGSLTNNMVMGVNFNNVWNVMAHIFTTNMAFGLAEDNEKYRIVLLNNKSKIPLIAGDQPVINTYAIGKQGDSVNELEFYYPISPVLAILISGKDEYKFIKEKNISDDDAERYNLSIKDQSHSQIYASSENNIKRYV; this is encoded by the coding sequence ATGAAAAAAAGACGGCATCATTATGTTTGGAGGGAATATCTCCGGGCTTGGGCTTCTAATGACCTTATTTGGTGTTATCGAGAAGGCGAAGTGTTTCATTCAAACTTAAAAGGAATTGCTCAAATACGTGATTTTTACAAACTTAAAGAATTAACTCTTCAAGACATTACTTTCGTAAGAAGATTTCTAGTGGAACCATACGAAGGAGAGCAGCGTAAAATAAATGAGGATTGGATCAAATTTTTTAATTTTATATTTGAATTCAAGGCGGAACTCCAAGCGAAAGGAATCAATAGCCAAGAGGTTGAAAAGGTTATAGGTGTAGCTGTTAACAATTTTGAAGAAGATTATCATGGGGTAATAGAAAGTACTGCCATTAAATATCTAGATTCCATAAAAAGACACGACATTAGTTTTTATTGTTCTGATAAAGGGCGCTTGAATTTTTTTTATTTTTTATGTGCTCAGTATTTAAGAACCAATAGGATGCGGGAGAGTGTGCTTGGGAGTTTAACGAATAACATGGTTATGGGCGTAAATTTTAATAATGTATGGAATGTTATGGCCCATATATTTACAACTAATATGGCTTTTGGACTTGCTGAAGATAATGAAAAATACAGGATAGTACTTCTTAATAATAAATCGAAAATTCCTCTTATTGCCGGTGATCAACCAGTAATAAATACCTATGCGATTGGGAAGCAAGGTGACAGCGTTAACGAGCTTGAATTTTACTATCCAATCTCACCTGTCTTGGCGATATTAATTTCCGGAAAAGATGAATATAAATTCATTAAAGAAAAAAACATATCTGATGACGATGCGGAAAGGTATAATCTTTCAATTAAAGACCAATCTCACAGCCAGATATACGCAAGCTCGGAAAATAACATAAAGCGCTACGTGTAG
- a CDS encoding BrnT family toxin, whose translation MEFEWDLKKAKANERKHGVTFQEASTVFGDRLAITFSDPDHSMDELRFITFGLSWQKRTLVVSHSDRENGIRIISARLMSRKERRIYEEG comes from the coding sequence ATGGAATTTGAATGGGATCTGAAAAAAGCCAAAGCAAATGAACGAAAGCATGGGGTCACATTTCAGGAAGCCTCAACGGTATTTGGTGACAGACTGGCAATTACCTTCTCAGATCCTGATCATTCCATGGATGAGTTGCGGTTTATAACTTTTGGACTATCATGGCAAAAACGTACGCTTGTGGTTTCGCATTCAGACAGGGAAAACGGGATCAGGATTATCAGCGCACGGCTTATGAGCCGCAAGGAAAGGAGAATTTATGAAGAAGGCTAA
- a CDS encoding cytochrome c family protein — protein sequence MLNKFVVVLAILFLAVVGNEASAKDSFESSQVCKDCHRDIYRNWRKSLHALSYSNPIFQTAYRKAYTDTKGEARKYCLNCHAPTVRVTGDFDADDAITREGITCDFCHSISSVDLEKPDPFTVKPGKVKRSVLDGASSPYHETVRSDDFASSKLCAGCHDFKNRNGVHVGVTYSEWKDSAFAKEGKQCQNCHMPEIAGKTAHEGGREKIHDHSLTHNVGSMLSVVKLKMVEMKRGSKNLVAKVSLTNSGIGHSIPTGTPARRLVLEVSTRDGEGKVIETKRKEYGKTIVDSKGIEIETDGDVFLFGSKIVGDNRLKSGESRTETFFFETRIGDVKDLSAEVFFFYNPVIAEKNEMRIQLSGDEWEVKP from the coding sequence ATGCTGAATAAATTTGTTGTTGTATTAGCGATTCTGTTTCTTGCCGTTGTTGGCAACGAGGCTTCGGCAAAGGATTCCTTTGAAAGCTCCCAAGTATGCAAAGATTGCCACCGCGACATTTACCGCAACTGGCGAAAATCGCTACACGCGCTCTCCTATTCAAACCCGATCTTCCAGACAGCCTACAGAAAGGCGTATACGGATACAAAAGGGGAGGCGAGGAAGTATTGCCTAAACTGCCATGCCCCTACCGTGCGGGTGACGGGGGACTTCGACGCCGATGATGCCATCACCAGAGAGGGTATCACCTGCGACTTTTGTCACTCTATCTCCAGCGTCGATCTTGAAAAACCGGATCCGTTTACCGTAAAGCCGGGGAAGGTGAAACGGTCGGTGCTCGACGGGGCCTCATCCCCATACCATGAAACAGTACGTTCGGACGATTTTGCATCGTCAAAGCTCTGCGCGGGCTGCCATGATTTCAAGAACCGAAACGGCGTGCATGTAGGTGTCACCTACAGCGAATGGAAAGATTCTGCTTTCGCGAAAGAGGGGAAACAGTGCCAAAACTGCCATATGCCCGAAATAGCGGGGAAGACCGCCCATGAGGGGGGGCGGGAGAAAATCCACGACCATTCGCTTACCCACAATGTCGGATCGATGCTGAGCGTGGTAAAGCTGAAAATGGTGGAGATGAAACGGGGTTCAAAAAACCTTGTTGCCAAGGTAAGCCTAACGAACAGCGGCATAGGACATTCCATCCCGACCGGAACCCCCGCGCGGCGCCTTGTGCTGGAAGTGAGCACCAGGGACGGCGAAGGGAAGGTCATTGAAACCAAGCGCAAGGAGTACGGAAAGACGATTGTCGATTCCAAGGGGATAGAGATTGAAACAGATGGCGACGTATTCCTCTTTGGCTCGAAGATAGTCGGCGATAATCGCCTTAAATCGGGTGAATCGAGAACCGAGACATTCTTCTTTGAGACGCGAATAGGGGATGTGAAGGATCTGTCCGCCGAAGTGTTTTTCTTCTACAATCCGGTTATCGCCGAGAAGAACGAGATGAGGATACAGCTTTCTGGCGACGAATGGGAAGTAAAACCGTAG
- a CDS encoding cysteine desulfurase produces the protein MNKVYFDNNATTPIVPEVFEAMIPFLKENFGNPSSTHTLGRIARNAIEEAREKVAFLIGADPTEIILCSGGSEANNMALKGASWTKPADGKWKAITSTIEHSSILKSAEFLPLNGYKHQTVSVDLDGVIMLEELKAALDEKTLIVSVMHSNNETGTIQPIKEAATMARGQGILFHTDAVQSAGKVSLDVDELDVDLLSISAHKLHGPKGVGALYVRKGTEIEPLLSGGGHERGKRSGTENVAGIVGFGKACELAVADLAKSAGYIASLRDELEKRIFTTIPHAILNGHMERRLPNTLNVSFEGTEGEMLQIQCDLNGISVSTGSACSSGSREPSHVLLEMGVSPGLMNSSIRFSFSKLNTMGEVDIVMDMLPGIIQNLRDSSPTWGNNAPVPPMDI, from the coding sequence ATGAATAAAGTCTATTTTGATAATAACGCAACCACCCCGATAGTTCCTGAGGTTTTTGAAGCGATGATCCCTTTCCTCAAGGAGAATTTTGGCAATCCATCCAGCACGCACACTCTTGGACGCATTGCCAGAAACGCGATCGAGGAGGCAAGGGAAAAGGTGGCTTTTCTGATAGGAGCCGACCCTACGGAGATCATTCTCTGCTCAGGGGGGAGCGAAGCCAACAACATGGCGCTGAAAGGGGCCTCATGGACAAAGCCCGCTGATGGAAAGTGGAAGGCGATCACAAGCACCATCGAACACAGTTCCATCCTGAAGAGCGCTGAATTTCTCCCGCTGAACGGCTACAAACATCAGACGGTCTCCGTTGATCTGGACGGGGTAATAATGCTGGAAGAGCTCAAGGCCGCTCTGGATGAGAAGACACTGATTGTGTCGGTGATGCATTCGAACAATGAGACCGGCACCATTCAGCCGATAAAGGAGGCGGCGACGATGGCAAGGGGGCAGGGGATACTGTTCCATACGGATGCCGTTCAGTCGGCGGGAAAGGTATCGCTTGATGTTGACGAATTGGATGTTGATCTCCTTTCCATCTCCGCGCACAAACTGCATGGCCCCAAAGGGGTCGGCGCACTTTATGTGAGGAAGGGTACCGAGATAGAGCCGCTCCTTTCAGGCGGAGGACATGAGCGCGGGAAGAGGTCGGGAACCGAAAACGTGGCGGGAATAGTCGGGTTCGGGAAGGCGTGTGAATTGGCTGTGGCGGACCTGGCGAAAAGCGCCGGTTACATCGCCTCACTCCGCGATGAGCTGGAAAAGAGGATATTCACCACCATTCCTCATGCGATATTGAACGGCCATATGGAGAGAAGACTTCCCAATACGCTGAATGTCAGCTTCGAGGGGACGGAAGGGGAGATGCTTCAGATCCAGTGCGATCTCAACGGCATATCGGTATCGACCGGTTCCGCCTGCTCGTCCGGCTCCAGGGAACCATCCCACGTACTTCTCGAAATGGGGGTGTCTCCCGGCTTGATGAACAGTTCGATAAGGTTTTCATTCAGCAAGCTGAATACGATGGGTGAGGTAGATATTGTCATGGATATGCTCCCCGGCATTATCCAGAATCTGCGGGATTCCTCCCCCACATGGGGAAACAATGCCCCTGTCCCGCCGATGGACATATAG